GGCAATATTAAGGACCTTCCGCCGCCCGGTTCAAAGGACTGGCAGCATTGGTTGGATCATAAGGAGAAATATGGTATAATCCCCATCAAATATTTCCTGGAACCTGTGCCATGATGATACTGACATTATACTTCAGGTCCAATCAGCTCCATCACTGTCTTCGGACAGACTCTTGTTGTCCTGAATGATGCCGATATGGCTCTGGAGATGTTGGAAAAGCGTTCTGCGAAACACTCCTCCCGACCCCATCTTCCCATAGCAGAGTTGTATGTTCCACGAATTAACCTACCCTTCAGTAGCAACAAAAGAGACTAATCTTCACACCAAGATCCGGATGGGACAAGACACTTGGTCTTCTCCCCTACAACAACCGGTTTCGCGCCTACCGGAAAGCCACGTACCGCGAACTCGGGTCTGTTAACGCAGCAGGTAAATTCGATGGGATCGTTGATAAAGAAGTTACTAGGTTTCTTCTGCGCGTGATACATTCACCGAATAACTTGGTTAATCATCTTCGCAAGTAAGCTTTTAGCCTGCAAAAGTTGCTATGTGTCTAATGATACCATAGAGAGTCCGGAGCGATCATCCTGCGGATCGGATACGGATATACCATCGAGCCACATGCGAGAGATCCGCTAGTTGACCTGGTCGAAAAGGCGATGGACGACTTCTCTCAAGTCGTTCTTCCAGGAGCTTGGCTGGTTAACTTTGTTCCCTTCCGTTTGtctcccatcctccctcAGTGAGACTTAGATGCTGACAGCGCAGTGAAATACCTTCCCACCTGGTTCCcgggaggaaaagaaaacgagACAGCTAAGGAATACAAGGACAGACTGTCCATCATGCACGACAAGACATACGACTTCGTAAAGAACCAAATGGCAAAGGGCACGCATCAGCCATCGTATGTCTCCAGTCTGCTTGAAGAAGACACTGTCCTTCCAGGctcggaagaggaaatcGTAGTCAAGTATTCTGCTGGAGCTCTATACGGAGGTGGTGCTGATACGGTGCGTCTCGACCCTCCCAACAATCACCATATTTCCGCTAACCACACATAGACTGTCTCCGCTTTATCATGCTTCTTCATGGCCATGGCCCTGAACCCGACCGTCCAAAAGAAGGCTCAAGAAGAAATCGACCGGGTCGTAGGAACATCCCGACTCCCTGACCTCTCCGACCAGAATAATCTCCCCTACGTCAACGCCGTGTTCCAAGAAGTGTTCAGATGGCACCCAGTCACCCCCCTTAGTGTAACCCATGCCTCTAGTGAGGAAGACATCTTCAACGGCTACCTTATTCCCAAGGGCGCCATCATCGTTCCCAACGTCTGGTACGCatcctcccttccttcttcccattctcTCCAACTAATACCTGACCAAAACCAGGGCCTTCACCCACGACCCCACCAACTACAACAACCCCGAAGCATTCAACCCGGATCGCTTCCTCGGCGCAACCCCCGAGCCAGACCCCCGACTATACGCCTTCGGATTCGGCCGCCGCATCTGTCCCGGCCGCTTGCTCGCTGAGAAGAGCATTTTTCTCACTGTGGCACGGGCACTGGCGGTACTGAATATTCGAAAGAAGGTACGAGATGGTAAGGAAGTGCCTATTCGGGTGGAGTTTTCTTCAGGGACCATTAGCCATCCTGTTCCATTCGAGGTGGATCTGAAGCCGAGGAGTAAGGGGCATGAGGAATTGGTGAGGGCCGTGGAGAGGGAGTTTCCGTGGGAGGCGAGTCATGCGAAGGAGTTGGGGATTTGAGGGCATGTAGAGATGGAATGCTTGACGGAGGTATGGTGGCGGGATGTGGCGAAGTGTGTGAGGAATATCTTGTCTGCTTGGACGGTGAAGCATATAACACGTCGAGTAGGATCAGTTCAACGCGATCAGGACTGCCAAGACAGTCAGTATACATGAATAAATGAACACGATCGCGTCTATCTGGAGCTAAGTAGAACGCGTATGCTGTACCCTGTTGCACGCATAATGCAACCATAAAcgagataaaaataattcaagAGCAGCTGCTTGCTGTCCCTTACACAGAGTTCCATTGGTCCCGTTCTCCGATTTAACGGAACGGACCGACCGGATTCATTTTCCGTGTGATCCGGTCGCAATTATGTGGGGAAATGTATTATTGGGATGCAGGCGCAAGGGATTCACTGATGAAGGATTTGTGGTTGATATTATTTTCCAGGTGTTGAGATTAGCAGGGTATTTAGATGTTTGTTTTGTGGAAATGGGTGAGGGAGGGTTAGGgtagaaggaagaaagagttaGCCACAGGAGCCAGAACGGGGCCGggcggaaaaaaaaagaaattgccTCCACGCGGGATTGAACCACGGACCTCTTGATAACCGTAAAGGATACAAGTCAAGCGCTCTACCACTGAGCTATAAAGGCGATTCTTATCAGTTTTGAGCACAGTAGACCTTTATGTAGGGGAGCTATACTTAAACCTGTCAATCGACTTGTCGGTCTTCCATGAACATATTTACGGATTGTGGTACATTCTCTTTTACAATAAGTCATAAAATGCTTATAAGAGTATACTGAAAGAGAAATCACATCTAGTAGTCTGCTATACTTATAGTCTAGTCCCGGTGCCTAGACGTCCGAGGGCTCAGTCTCACTACCTCATGGTATGTCGTCCGCCTCGTCGAAGGATCGCAATGTCATGCTTCAAATATAGATGAGTGAACCACCAGCAATGGTGAATGTCAGCCGACCATGATAAACACCGAATAGCTGAAAGGCTCGACATACTCCTCAAGATGACTCCATCCAACACACAATGGGTGATGCGTCGGCTACCGAGCTACTAATAGCCCGGATATGTCGCACTCAATAGCAACAATTCGCCCGTGCTGATACCTGCTGGGCCTAAAGCAGCGACTAACAAGTAAACTGGACTTGAGACGTCATATTATTTTGTTCAGCCTGCATTCAGGGTTCTGGCACAATACAGGACAGCCTCTTACCCGTCAGCTTACTGGGGTCCCCGGCTGGCTGCCTTGCATATAAGCCAGGTCATATGAGGAGCCCCGACATATGACTTAGCATAAAATAAGCTTTGAATCAAGCTCATTGTAATAGTGTAAGTTATTTCATGGTGTCGATGAAGGACTCACACTGGTCTTTCGAAACTTATTTTGCTAgttctttctctcctgaATAGAAATATGCCCGCCTGTCATCGCTGCAAGGAAGTTAGCACCTTCAATCCAGCATACTAGAGTCGAGTATATGCAGTCTCGCttaactttaatattatcttttattctattttcaTGTAGATACATCACATATCCGTAACGTTGGCAATACTGTTGTGTACCAAAAGCCTTTTATACTATCACTCTTATTGGTCGCAAATACACATGGGAGGCCTGATGTCTCAGAGCCGTGGCGGAGCCCTACCAACGATATGCCGCGACCTTATTCAAAGTGGCTGACTGAGGTGCCTGAAAAAAGCAAGTAGTACAACATGAGGTGCCCTGTCTAGTTCCCATGCAATAGTTGTTCTATTTGTAGTGCCAGCGACTggcaaatatataaagaccCATTCTCCCGAACGATGTCAAGTTTTATCATTACTTACTAACTTCTTCCGAATTCACAACACTTTTGAACTCTTCTTCCGAAATTATTAACTACACGTTCATCATGAAGttcatcctctccttcgcccTCTATACAGCTACCGCCCTAGCCCAGGGCATCTACATCGAGTCCCCCGCCGCCGGCACGGAGCTGAAAGCCGGAGAAACAGTAACCGTGCAGATCGGTCGTCCGGTACGTCCATCCCACTCTCCACAATTACACCATACTTACCCCCTCACTCAtgctttctttcctggaATAGAGATTCCCCGAAAACATCGCTGAAATCGGCATCGCCATCGGTATCGAATCCTGCTCCGGGTCCTCAGGATGCACTGCCCCCGACTCGGCTATCGGAAATCTCCTATACAGCGGCCCCTATGATCCACAGTCTAACGGACCTCCTTACCCGTATGAGAACTTCACTGTCACTGTGCCGGATGTGACGGGCCCTGCGCAGATCGGGGTTGTTAGACCGTATTTGGTGGGGGTAAGTTCGATTCTTGTTGATTTGTAGGGAAGGTTTGATGATGAATTGCTGATGCGTGTAGCTTTCGTATGAGTTTGTGGTGGGGACGGCGGTGACGAATGTTACGATTGTGTAAGGGTGGATGGCTGGAGTGGGTTTGTGGTAGACGATagatggttgggttggtggtAGGTAAGAAGGAATACAATACTGCCTATTTTCTAAAACATTGTACTATTGTCCCGTGCTGTTCTATTgtagaagaatgaagaaacTAGGTACACGTGCTCACCAGCACAACTTATTCAACACATCTTATTTCACTCAGTCCGGCATGTTTAGCCTGTACATGCTGCTCAGCGTGAATGAAGCCTTGTGCGGCACTTGGACCTGCCGCAGAAGTGTACATATTTTGATCAAAAGTGAATTATGAAAcggaaaaaagaggaagaccaGGAGATCAAGACAaaatacagaaaaaaaaggaaacataACCACAAGTGAAGATAACTTGGTTTTGCAGGAGTTGAAGGATATTCTTTCTCCTGGGGTTCTGTCAGCATATCATACATCTTTCAATGCATCTGGATCAAACCAAACGAAGTAAACTCGGCCGGATTGAGCCCCAATTATAAGATCATTCTCCCGAGTTGCCCATGCATTGTCAAATTCGTTGTTTCGGTATTCTGGAGGCAACCAAAtacttttcttattattaagaattaccCAGTCGTCCTCAACAGAGATCTTGCACTTGGCAGACATGTCTTGTTTTGTAGGATTGGTAGGAAGTATACTTCGAATGCGAGGATCATAGATGCCACCAGTCTGTTCAGGGTGTCCTGTTTGTGTATTCCATATTCGAAATGTTTTTTGCCCGAAATCGGTAGCCAGCACTTGGTTTTCCGCAAAGAAATGGAGCAGGCATAGCATTTCATTACCATGGTCGAATTTCCATTTCTGTTGCCCGTTCTCGGTATTCCATACTCTGACTGTCCGATCAGATGAACTAGAGGCGAGTAGCTTGCTGCTTGGAGAGAAGGCAGCTGCTGTCACTTCGTCGTGGTGGCCTTTGAGGGTTCGCACCAATCTCCCATTCTCTGCACCCCATAATTTGACTGTGGAATCCAAAGAGTATGTTGCGACCAACCGACCATCTGGTGATAGTATCACACCTTCTATTGGCTCTGAGTGATGATCCATGCTTggctcctccctccccggggCCACCTTCCATAGCTTGACTGTATTATCATATGACCCCGATGCCACCAACTGGCCATCAGGTGAGAAGGCAACAGTTGTAGCATGGTTAACATGACCCTTTAGTGTTTGTTCTAGCGTTCCGGATTTTGTACTCCACAGTTGAACGGAGTTTTGCAATGGACCTGCAGAGATGAGATTGCTATCCGGGGAAAACACGGTCAAATCAAGCACATGTTCGTCATGAATTGTGTGCTTAATATTCCAAGTCGCAGTGTCCCACAGTGTGATAGTTCTATCATCTGAGGTACAGGCCAACATCCGGTTGTCAAGGGAAAATGCCACATTCGTGATCTTGCCCAAGTGAGCGAGCTCGTGCACTATAGTATCAGTCTCTATATTCACCAAAACCACTGTATTAGGAGCATAGGCGCGTATTGTAGCTGCTACCAATACCTGACCGTTTAGAGAAATGGCCGTGGGCGCGAGCGATGACGTTGAGCCCGAGGGTCGCCATTCCCACCTAAGTCTCCACGTCCCCTTCTCCCACACCTTCACAACACCATTGAACGATGCAGACCCCAATAGCTGGTTATTCAGAGAGAACATTAGATGAGCGATGTCTCCTGATTGCTCGAGTCTTCCTGTTTCACGCCATGTGATTGTATTCCATAGCCTGATACTACCATCACTCAACCCAGAAGCTAGTAGCTTGTTGTCTGGTGAAAACGCCACAGCTCTAACCCAACTTGGATGATCAAGTATCTTTTGTAGATTCCCTGTGAACGAGTCCCAGACTTTGACCATTTTATCTGAAGAGCCCGATGCCACCAGCAGTCCATCTGTAGAGAATGCAACAGAGCATACCCGATTTGAATGCTCAAGTGTTTGGAGCAGCGCACCCCATTCCGTATCAGTGCCAACTGTTCGTAGGATCCATTTGCAGACTTTCTTTCGGAACATGCACCTGATGATACTTCTCTCCGGCGAGAATATGAGACAGGAGACATAGAGCTGGAGAGGCGCTGCGGTCGCAATTGGCAGGTTCTGCAATATGAATCTTTCGGCGTCCATTAGAAAGTCCAACAGTACCGGCACGTTCTTAGTCTGGTTGAATATTAGCTTAAGTACAGGCTCGCTCAGACCCACTGGCTTACTTCTGAACTGGATTTCAATTGACCGACAAGCCTCACAATATCGGAAAACAGCCCCAGCAAACCCATTGCCTCTAGCCAGTGAAGAAAGTGTGTGTTGAAGAACGAAAGAATATCCTCCATGTCTGTGGACGTGCAGCCACTTTGAACTAGATGATAGACCCAGTAGCGACATGCATACCGAATACAATTCAAAGGGTCTGGATTGGGGATTTGCACATCTTGTATCGCAATTCCGTAATGAGACACGCCATATATGTTTTGCTTCAAGTTCTTTCTCAAACCATGGAGGGCTCTCTTATACAATTGGTGATGAAGCGTGGCCGACGAGACATTGTAGAGTCTTCGATAATGCTTTTGCAGATAATCTTGCGCTGATTGGTGGACCAGGTACACGGTATTGTTTCGAATGGTCAGAAAGGACCGACATTCCTGGACGACTGCTTCCGCTGTATCTTCACCCTCTGGAAGTTCTGCGAGAATTTCAATCTCGGACAAGGCCAGGGGATCTCTAGCAACCATAGCAGCCATGAGGACATTCCTGCAGCATGATGACATAATTTCGGAGTTTAAATTGGCCAATCTATCTAGCAGGTAGCCATAGAGGTCTTCCAAATCTTTTGGAATTTTGTCGACAATTTCGGCCCACATAAATTCGTGGGAGTTAATGAGCTCTCTGCAGACTAATGACACCCAGATGTAAGTGTTGCTTGCTTCAGCTTTCAATTTAGCAGCTAGTTCCTCGACACGATTCTTCTTACGTGCCTTATGCCTAAGCTGAACCATCTTGATATCAATATATCTGTCGATAGAGTGCGACATGTCATGTCCATCGAGCTTCAGAAGACTGTGTGTGGGCAGAGTGGGGTCCTGCACACTTGCTGGTATTTCTGGTAGTGGCCGACTGGAGACGAGCCACTTTATATTGAGCAGCTCTTCTGCCGAGGACGCATCATCGATGAATCTAGTCAGTAGTTCTCTGCTTTTCTCCTCGCATTCATCCATGGCAtcaatgataatgatggcTCGTTTCAAGCATTTATCCCCCAGCATCTTTCAAGCATTTATCCCCCAGCATCTTTCTGAGGATGTCACGTAGAGTTGTGAACGCATTTTTATCCGTAAGCAGCCTGCTTGCCGAATGAAAGTATTCCTTCTGAATGTGTGAAATCAGGAGTGGTTGTTCCAGAAGCAACAGCCATATTAGACTGCGTAGAACCGCAACGCCGTTGTTGGCTTGGTCATTCGTGGCTTGAcagaaaaaatatagaatcaACGGACGTTCTGTATCAACAAGTCCACGAGAAATCAGATCTTTTATGATGCCGATCAAGAGCATCGTCTTTCCAGTTCCTGCCTGACCACTAACCCACAAACGTGCAGGTGTGATATGATCCCACTTGCTGAACTGTCTGTATTCATTCGTGAGAAAAATCCATGTATACAGCTCTTCTATGATGCTCTCATTTCGGGCTTGTATATCTCCAATCTCAGCTCGAGGGTCAATCCAGCGGAGGGACTGCAGACAGTTGCGGTATTCGTCTAAGTCTTTTTGGTGCTCACTGGCTATAGTTATCTGTCTGATCTGGTCCTTAATATGTTCTTGGTTATAGAGGGTGAAGTCGCTTTGAAGCACCTTTTCTGCATCTTTGACAGCATTCAGGTTCCCGCTCCAATCATCCAAATCGAGAAAGCTCCGGAGCAGAACGAGAAGTTGACTTTTGTAATAGAAGCAGACGCTCTTGATTTGGTAGAAAAGCATTGACTCGTAGAGATCAACAATTCTAGCTTCGAGACTGTGATTCATCTCTCCCAGTGATGTATTGTTCTTGATATTCTGGTCACTCAACAGCTTGTCTACAGCTTTTGAATACCAGCTCATTCGGGAAACAACGTACGCCACTCCATTATACagatctgctgctgctttgactGGCCTGATCAAAATCTAATCAGTCAACATGGATCCAGAACATGAGCTGAGTATACTTACATCAATTGTGGAAGAAATCACTGCCCACGGAAGCGCGGTCTGTGGGATGCTTTGTAATGGAATGTCAAGGAATGCCTTTACTTGCGTTAAGACACCGGAAACATCATTCATTGTCTCCATGACATTTTTATTATCTCCAATCCTCTTCAGGGCCCTTGCGACTATCGCTCGCATtcgttcttcttccaaaTCTAAGCGAGGACTAATACCTTCACCAGCTGCATCAGAGATGGGCGTTTCGAGAAAGACCGCCAACACCAATTTTTCGTATGCTTGCAAATACTTTGCCTTTTTTGGATCCTGCGATATCTTATTGTAGGCTTTGTTCCATAGGGTATTGTGGATGGTGGTCAAACATTCTGTCGAGGCCGCCTTCTGGTTAGAATGATCAAGAACGTTTTCGTTCGCTTGTGGCTTTTCTTGTTGCGTGGCCCCGCTAGGAGGGACATGCCCATTCTCTTCCACAACTTTTGCAGTGTCATGATATTCAGATTCCCCTTGAGTCGGGGAAGTCGAATCATTAGTCGTGTGGGGACCTTCGGCCTGAGTGCTTTGCTTTCTCGGCTTTCCTCCTCGAAATGCTTCCAATTTCTGACGGACCCTTGCTCGAAATCCTGTCTTTATTGAAGAATACATCTTAATTCAAATTTGATGCCATAGTGGAAATAATGTGGAAGCGTAGCATTTTTCGAGCTAAAAAGGTGGGCGAAACCGCAATTTCAGGGTTTCCAGCCACGCTATATCGAACCCCTGTCCGTGGATTATACGTGGGTTCATTTCAGTGGCTATTGTGACGCTATTGCGGGATCTTAGGTGCCTAGATCCATTTAAACTCCACCGGATGGGCGAATCGGAGACTGTTAGCCCGTTACTTCCATCGGATTGTATGTTGTTAGCGGCCATTGTTTCTCCCCGTTATCTGTCTATCTCAGCGCCCAGTCAGCccaaggaaaaaaaaaataaaggcTTGGCTCTCCAGGGTTTCTTGTTATAGTTATGTAACTTTCTTTAATCCTCTTTTATGTCCTGAGCTTATCGATTCTGATGAGTTATAATCATATACTTGATGTTATTTACTAGAATATCCGCTTGTagttttctctttctccatgtCCTTTTTCcctattttcctttttctcttttttcttttcgtttcttctctctttcatgTTTGGCGTGTCCATTCCTTGATGTTGGACATTCGGACAATGTTATAATCCTGACTGTTAGCCCATGATCATATTTAACAGCAAATTAGGGAATGTTCTTACATATGATTCTCATTTCCGTCATGttatctttctctcgctGTTGAAGTGAATATGAATACGCATATATGAATAGATCAGATATAAATTTTCCTTAAATACACTCCATCCTATCTCTAAAGAGTTCAGAAACTGCCCTGCGCTCTTCCATACCTAAATACATAAACAGGAAACGAAGACGGACCGTTATTCAAACCAGCCTACAGAAATCCCCTATCACCTCCTTTCACTAAACACAACTTCCAGCTCCCCCAAATTCGCTACAAATGTATCTCTCGTCTCCTCTCTAAACCtccttccatcctccccgTCCGCCAACCGCACACCAAACCTCCCAAACAGCATCGCCACCACAACCCTCAACTCAATATACGCCAACCCCTTCCCAACACAACTATACGCGCCACCCACGAACGGGAAATATGCcgctttatttattatccaATCTGGCTTCTCGTCCGTCCAGCGCTCGGGGACGAACTCTTCCGGGTTTCGATAGTACCGGGGATCGTTCTGGACGGGTAGAATCGGCACACTGACTATTGTATCTCCCGGAATGAACGTGGAGATTCCCTTATCATTGGGAATCTGGATGCCTTCTGGTGGTGTCTTGCGCTGGATGCCACCGTGCACTGGTGGCTGTATGCGGAGAGCTTCGTTGACGCAGGCGTTTAGGTAGGGAAGGGAGGATATGGAGCGGTAGTAGATGTCTTCGGGGGATTCGGTGGACGGTGCTGGGTCTGTTTGGCGTTTTACTGCTGTGGAGTCGAGTTCGGCTTGGAGCTTtcgttggatggatggattgaggGCCAGGTGGTAGATTATGACACTCATTGTGACGGAGCTGGTGTCTCTGTTTGTAGTTAATCAGTTTGATGTCAATGACAAATTGAATGGTTTGTGGTGTGACTCACCCTCCAGCAATAACAAGCAGCTCTCCCTCACTATACAACGCCTTTTTAGATAAATCACGCATAGACGGCAGCATCCTCGTCATAATATCCTCCCCAGGCACTtcatttatttcttcttgctgCCGCTTCTCCTGGATACGATCCTGGATCCAATTTCCATACTCTCGAATAGCACTACCAGCGCCGGGCAGGCTCATCAACAAGCTGATAAGCCACGGCGTGTGAACCATGACATGCTGGCCATTTCGCATGTTCTTGACGAAGCTAAGACTAGAGTTCAACTCCCACGTCTCGATATTTTTGAAGGAATAGCCCCAGCCGACGACTCCCATGATATCGTAGCTGAGAAGCGACATGGTACTGGGGACAGAGAGCGGTTGGTTGACACGGTGAGCCAAAGCATCGAGGAACTTTTCCGTTGTGCGGACGACCATCGGTTGGTAGGATTTCAGTGCTGTTATTTCAGTGAGCACGATGTGACACACCCAGGAGGACATGATCACCAACCTCTTCCACTAAACACCTTATCCCAAAGAGCCTTCCTCCGCTGCGAGTGCACGGCTGGATCCCGCATATGAAACACCGCATAGTCATGTGTGAAGTCACCTGAACCCTTTAGACGATCATACCACGGGCCACGGGTACATTTGCTTGAAGGTCCATAGATGACATCGATGGCTTCAGCCGACAGGATGCTAAGTTCCTGGGGCCCTGTTCGGACAATATCCCCGTACTGTCTGTGTAGGTTCCATACGCGCTCGAAGTTGCGGTTTTTCTCGAGGTTCTCGTATCCGGTCACGAACTTGGAGAGTTTGAGAGAGAATGGGCCTGGGAAGTGATGTAGACGATGGAAGAAGGCGCGGTAGGTTAAGATcgaggcgaagagggagacATAGAAGCAGATGTTTAGTATGGACACATTACCGATGCCTAGAAGCCATGCATAGATGCTTGTCCAACTTCCGTGCTTGTTGACTGTCGTAAGTAGGGCTAGGGTATTCACGATCAGGTTGGCATAGACCCAAGCACGGCCCTCCTTGGCGCCGCGCTCTCCGCGTGACCAGTAGAAAATATGGGCACTGATGCCGGCAGCTGCCAGGAGAGGGCCTTTCTCCTTTACAGTGTCCAAAAGATCAAGGAACAAGGCCATTCTGTCTTAGTCTGGAATCTCCGAAGGCATTGTGGTCACTACTTATAGATGCCTATGCTCTTGGCAGGATGTGGGGATCATAAGCGCCAAGAGAAACATACCAATAAAGACCCTTTATTGCAATTTCGGTTTGACTTTCTTCTCGGCATTTGCGAGACAGATCATCAATCCATATTGAATGTCTGTGTGCTATACCCTTTCGGGAACCGGTTGCGACATTGCTGATTGGCTGCTCCGCCTAATCTTCAGTATCCACCATTTGTTTTGAAGTCAATGCACGCAATGCCGGTGGAGTCGA
The window above is part of the Aspergillus luchuensis IFO 4308 DNA, chromosome 8, nearly complete sequence genome. Proteins encoded here:
- a CDS encoding uncharacterized protein (COG:S;~EggNog:ENOG410PYBV;~SECRETED:SignalP(1-16)), giving the protein MKFILSFALYTATALAQGIYIESPAAGTELKAGETVTVQIGRPRFPENIAEIGIAIGIESCSGSSGCTAPDSAIGNLLYSGPYDPQSNGPPYPYENFTVTVPDVTGPAQIGVVRPYLVGLSYEFVVGTAVTNVTIV
- a CDS encoding cytochrome P450 (COG:Q;~EggNog:ENOG410PG34;~InterPro:IPR001128,IPR017972,IPR002401,IPR036396;~PFAM:PF00067;~go_function: GO:0005506 - iron ion binding [Evidence IEA];~go_function: GO:0016705 - oxidoreductase activity, acting on paired donors, with incorporation or reduction of molecular oxygen [Evidence IEA];~go_function: GO:0020037 - heme binding [Evidence IEA];~go_process: GO:0055114 - oxidation-reduction process [Evidence IEA]); its protein translation is MLSIVSLLVGFASIYFLYVFLGPKKASAPLPPGPPPKPIIGNIKDLPPPGSKDWQHWLDHKEKYGPISSITVFGQTLVVLNDADMALEMLEKRSAKHSSRPHLPIAELSGWDKTLGLLPYNNRFRAYRKATYRELGSVNAAGKFDGIVDKEVTRFLLRVIHSPNNLVNHLRKESGAIILRIGYGYTIEPHARDPLVDLVEKAMDDFSQVVLPGAWLVNFVPFLKYLPTWFPGGKENETAKEYKDRLSIMHDKTYDFVKNQMAKGTHQPSYVSSLLEEDTVLPGSEEEIVVKYSAGALYGGGADTTVSALSCFFMAMALNPTVQKKAQEEIDRVVGTSRLPDLSDQNNLPYVNAVFQEVFRWHPVTPLSVTHASSEEDIFNGYLIPKGAIIVPNVWAFTHDPTNYNNPEAFNPDRFLGATPEPDPRLYAFGFGRRICPGRLLAEKSIFLTVARALAVLNIRKKVRDGKEVPIRVEFSSGTISHPVPFEVDLKPRSKGHEELVRAVEREFPWEASHAKELGI
- a CDS encoding uncharacterized protein (COG:A;~EggNog:ENOG410PKD8;~InterPro:IPR027417,IPR031359,IPR007111;~PFAM:PF17100), which gives rise to MYSSIKTGFRARVRQKLEAFRGGKPRKQSTQAEGPHTTNDSTSPTQGESEYHDTAKVVEENGHVPPSGATQQEKPQANENVLDHSNQKAASTECLTTIHNTLWNKAYNKISQDPKKAKYLQAYEKLVLAVFLETPISDAAGEGISPRLDLEEERMRAIVARALKRIGDNKNVMETMNDVSGVLTQVKAFLDIPLQSIPQTALPWAVISSTIDILIRPVKAAADLYNGVAYVVSRMSWYSKAVDKLLSDQNIKNNTSLGEMNHSLEARIVDLYESMLFYQIKSVCFYYKSQLLVLLRSFLDLDDWSGNLNAVKDAEKVLQSDFTLYNQEHIKDQIRQITIASEHQKDLDEYRNCLQSLRWIDPRAEIGDIQARNESIIEELYTWIFLTNEYRQFSKWDHITPARLWVSGQAGTGKTMLLIGIIKDLISRGLVDTERPLILYFFCQATNDQANNGVAVLRSLIWLLLLEQPLLISHIQKEYFHSASRLLTDKNAFTTLRDILRKMLGDKCLKDAGG
- a CDS encoding WD40 repeat domain-containing protein (COG:A;~EggNog:ENOG410PKD8;~InterPro:IPR011047,IPR036322,IPR015943,IPR001680, IPR019775,IPR020472,IPR017986;~PFAM:PF00400;~go_function: GO:0005515 - protein binding [Evidence IEA]) → MDECEEKSRELLTRFIDDASSAEELLNIKWLVSSRPLPEIPASVQDPTLPTHSLLKLDGHDMSHSIDRYIDIKMVQLRHKARKKNRVEELAAKLKAEASNTYIWVSLVCRELINSHEFMWAEIVDKIPKDLEDLYGYLLDRLANLNSEIMSSCCRNVLMAAMVARDPLALSEIEILAELPEGEDTAEAVVQECRSFLTIRNNTVYLVHQSAQDYLQKHYRRLYNVSSATLHHQLYKRALHGLRKNLKQNIYGVSHYGIAIQDVQIPNPDPLNCIRYACRYWVYHLVQSGCTSTDMEDILSFFNTHFLHWLEAMGLLGLFSDIVRLVGQLKSSSETKNVPVLLDFLMDAERFILQNLPIATAAPLQLYVSCLIFSPERSIIRCMFRKKVCKWILRTVGTDTEWGALLQTLEHSNRVCSVAFSTDGLLVASGSSDKMVKVWDSFTGNLQKILDHPSWVRAVAFSPDNKLLASGLSDGSIRLWNTITWRETGRLEQSGDIAHLMFSLNNQLLGSASFNGVVKVWEKGTWRLRWEWRPSGSTSSLAPTAISLNGQVLVAATIRAYAPNTVVLVNIETDTIVHELAHLGKITNVAFSLDNRMLACTSDDRTITLWDTATWNIKHTIHDEHVLDLTVFSPDSNLISAGPLQNSVQLWSTKSGTLEQTLKGHVNHATTVAFSPDGQLVASGSYDNTVKLWKVAPGREEPSMDHHSEPIEGVILSPDGRLVATYSLDSTVKLWGAENGRLVRTLKGHHDEVTAAAFSPSSKLLASSSSDRTVRVWNTENGQQKWKFDHGNEMLCLLHFFAENQVLATDFGQKTFRIWNTQTGHPEQTGGIYDPRIRSILPTNPTKQDMSAKCKISVEDDWVILNNKKSIWLPPEYRNNEFDNAWATRENDLIIGAQSGRVYFVWFDPDALKDV